From Phoenix dactylifera cultivar Barhee BC4 unplaced genomic scaffold, palm_55x_up_171113_PBpolish2nd_filt_p 000972F, whole genome shotgun sequence, a single genomic window includes:
- the LOC103696114 gene encoding ABC transporter G family member 36-like isoform X6 yields the protein MASLDAGDAFRAGSLRRNNSIWRSRDDIFSRSSQEEDDEAALKWAALEKLPTYDRLRRGILTLTEGEHKEIDIQSLGVQERKTLLERLVRVAEKDNEKFLLKLRDRIDRVGIELPTIEVRYENLNIQAEIHVGNRGLPTIWNSTINVLEALANKFHILPSRKRSLPILHDASGIIKPRRMTLLLGPPGSGKTTLLLALAGKLDSDLKVSGRVTYNGHGMDEFVPQRTAAYIGQHDLHIGEMTVRETLAFSARCQGVGARYEMLAELSRREKEANIMPDPDIDVFMKAATTGGQETSVVTDYMLKILGLEICADTMVGDEMRRGISGGQRKRVTTAEMLVGPARALFMDEISTGLDSSTTFQIVNSLRQSTHTLSGTALISLLQPAPETYELFDDIILLSDGQIVYQGPREHVLEFFESMGFKCPERKGVADFLQEVTSRKDQQQYWARPEEHYRYVPVREFAEAFQSFHVGRAIGNELSIPYDKSKSHPAALTTSQYGACKMELLKANLARELLLMKRNSFVYVFQATRVVIMALITMTTFLRTEMHHGSVADGGIYLGALFYGLVTIMFNGFAELAMTILKLPVFFRQRDLLFYPAWSYTLPTWILKIPITFIEVGIWVFATYYVIGFDPNVGRLFKQYLLLLAINQMASGLFRFIAALSRNMIVANTFGAFAVLVLMLLGGFILSRENVEKWWIWGYWISPMMYAQNAISVNEFLGKSWSHILPESKESLGVTILKSRGIFPEAKWYWIGFGALVGYMFLFNALCTVVLTYIKPFGKAQPGIPEETLKEKHANLTGEVLEPSSTSKSKSRNEVLNSNQNKKGMVLPFVPLSMTFENIRYYVDMPQEMKAGGATEDRLELLKGVSGSFRPGVLTALMGVSGAGKTTLMDVLAGRKTGGYIEGNITIAGYPKKQKTFARESGYCEQNDIHSPQVTVYESLVFSAWLRLPAEVYSTTKKMFIEEVMELVELTPLRDALVGLPGVNGLSTEQRKRLTIAVELVANPSIIFMDEPTTGLDARAAAIVMRTVRNTVDTGRTVVCTIHQPSIDIFEAFDELFLMKQGGEEIYVGPLGQHSCHLINYFEGIEGVSKIKDGYNPATWMLEMTTLVQEEMLGVNFREVYKNSKLHQRNKNLIKELSTPSPGSSDLYFPTRYSQSFFTQCMANLWKQHSSYWRNPSYTAVRLVFTTTIALLFGTIFWNLGTKRSTQQDLFNAMGSMYAAVLFIGVQNGSSVQPVVAVERTVFYRERAAGMYSALPYAFGQVAIEIPYIFIQTLIYAVIVYAMIGFEWTAAKFFWYVFFMYFTLLYFTFYGMMAVGLTPNHNIAAIVSSAFYVLWNLFSGFIIPRPRIPVWWRWYYWACPVSWTLYGLVASQFGDVQDKLDIGVAVDDFVESYFGFRHSFLGVVAAVVVAFSVLFAFLFGISIKMFNFQKR from the exons atggcttcactGGATGCCGGTGATGCATTCAGAGCCGGGAGTTTGCGGCGGAACAATTCGATTTGGAGGAGCCGAGACGACATCTTTTCACGGTCTTCgcaggaagaagatgatgaggCGGCCCTGAAGTGGGCTGCTCTCGAGAAACTGCCGACCTACGACCGACTGAGGAGGGGCATACTGACTCTAACCGAGGGAGAGCACAAAGAAATCGACATCCAGAGCCTTGGGGTGCAGGAGAGGAAGACATTGCTGGAGAGACTCGTTAGAGTTGCAGAGAAGGACAACGAAAAGTTCTTGTTGAAGCTAAGGGATCGCATCGACAG AGTTGGAATTGAACTTCCTACCATTGAGGTGCGTTATGAGAACCTCAACATCCAAGCAGAGATTCATGTGGGCAACAGAGGATTGCCGACGATCTGGAATTCCACCATAAACGTACTCGAG GCTCTTGCCAATAAATTCCACATATTACCAAGCAGGAAGAGATCATTGCCGATCCTTCATGATGCCAGTGGAATCATCAAGCCTCGCAG GATGACTTTGCTCTTAGGTCCCCCGGGCTCAGGAAAGACCACATTGTTGTTGGCCTTAGCTGGAAAGCTGGATTCGGATCTGAAG GTTTCAGGGAGAGTAACTTACAATGGTCATGGAATGGATGAGTTTGTTCCTCAAAGAACAGCTGCTTATATCGGTCAACATGATCTTCATATAGGTGAGATGACAGTTCGTGAAACCTTAGCTTTCTCTGCAAGGTGTCAGGGAGTAGGAGCTCGTTACG AAATGTTAGCCGAGCTATCAAGAAGGGAGAAGGAAGCTAATATCATGCCAGATCCTGATATCGACGTTTTCATGAAG GCAGCTACCACCGGCGGACAAGAAACCTCTGTTGTCACAGACTATATGTTGAAG ATCTTAGGATTGGAAATCTGTGCTGACACTATGGTGGGAGATGAAATGCGGAGAGGTATCTCTGGTGGCCAAAGGAAGCGTGTCACGACAG CCGAGATGCTTGTCGGACCTGCAAGAGCTCTGTTCATGGATGAGATATCAACTGGTCTGGACAGCTCCACAACTTTCCAGATAGTCAACTCACTCAGGCAGTCCACTCACACTCTTAGCGGGACAGCTCTTATTTCCTTGCTCCAGCCTGCTCCGGAGACATACGAACTTTTCGACGACATTATTCTTCTCTCTGATGGACAAATTGTGTATCAAGGTCCCCGTGAACATGTGCTCGAGTTCTTCGAGTCCATGGGCTTCAAATGCCCGGAAAGGAAGGGTGTTGCAGACTTCTTACAGGAG GTGACGTCGAGGAAAGACCAGCAGCAGTATTGGGCACGCCCTGAGGAACATTACCGGTATGTGCCTGTCAGGGAATTTGCAGAGGCCTTTCAGTCTTTCCATGTTGGTCGGGCTATAGGAAATGAGCTTTCCATCCCCTATGACAAGAGCAAGAGCCACCCTGCTGCCCTAACAACATCACAATATGGCGCTTGCAAGATGGAGCTTTTGAAAGCCAACCTTGCAAGAGAACTATTACTGATGAAGCGAAATTCATTTGTCTACGTCTTCCAAGCAACTCGG GTGGTAATCATGGCCCTCATCACAATGACAACGTTCCTGCGCACGGAGATGCATCATGGCTCGGTAGCTGATGGGGGAATCTATTTGGGCGCACTTTTTTATGGATTAGTCACGATCATGTTTAATGGGTTCGCGGAGCTTGCTATGACCATTCTGAAGCTTCCTGTCTTCTTCAGGCAAAGAGATTTGCTCTTTTATCCTGCATGGTCTTATACACTTCCAACATGGATTTTGAAGATTCCGATTACATTTATAGAAGTTGGAATCTGGGTGTTCGCAACTTACTATGTTATCGGCTTCGATCCAAATGTAGGAAG GCTGTTTAAGCAGTATTTACTGCTCTTAGCGATCAATCAAATGGCATCGGGACTTTTCCGGTTCATTGCCGCACTGAGTAGGAATATGATCGTTGCAAATACCTTTGGAGCCTTTGCGGTGCTTGTTCTTATGCTTCTTGGTGGGTTCATCCTGTCGAGAG AGAATGTGGAGAAATGGTGGATATGGGGTTATTGGATCTCGCCCATGATGTACGCACAGAATGCAATATCGGTGAATGAATTTTTAGGAAAAAGTTGGAGCCAT ATTCTTCCTGAATCAAAAGAGTCACTAGGAGTTACCATCTTAAAGTCTCGTGGGATCTTTCCTGAGGCAAAATGGTACTGGATTGGTTTTGGTGCCTTGGTTGGATACATGTTTCTATTCAATGCTCTTTGCACTGTGGTTCTCACCTACATCAAAC CATTTGGGAAAGCTCAACCAGGGATACCTGaagagacattaaaagaaaagcatGCAAATTTAACTGGTGAAGTATTAGAACCATCATCCACATCCAAAAGTAA ATCCAGAAATGAAGTTCTTAATTCAAATCAGAACAAGAAAGGAATGGTCCTTCCATTTGTACCACTTTCTATGACCTTTGAAAATATAAGATACTACGTGGACATGCCACAG GAAATGAAAGCAGGAGGTGCGACAGAAGACCGATTGGAACTCCTGAAGGGGGTGAGCGGGTCTTTCAGGCCAGGAGTGCTCACAGCTCTAATGGGTGTTAGTGGAGCCGGTAAGACAACACTGATGGATGTGTTGGCTGGAAGAAAAACAGGTGGATATATAGAGGGAAACATTACCATAGCCGGCTACCCGAAGAAGCAAAAAACATTCGCTCGTGAATCAGGATACTGTGAACAAAATGATATCCACTCTCCACAGGTGACAGTCTACGAGTCTCTTGTATTCTCTGCATGGCTACGATTGCCTGCTGAGGTTTATTCTACAACAAAAAAG ATGTTCATTGAAGAGGTCATGGAGCTCGTAGAGCTGACACCATTAAGAGATGCACTGGTTGGATTACCTGGAGTTAATGGGCTATCGACTGAGCAACGGAAGAGGCTGACGATTGCTGTGGAGCTTGTTGCTAATCCTTCTATAATTTTTATGGACGAACCAACCACCGGACTTGATGCACGGGCTGCAGCAATTGTTATGAGGACTGTGAGGAACACGGTGGACACTGGGAGGACAGTTGTGTGCACCATTCACCAACCTAGCATCGACATATTTGAAGCCTTTGATGAG CTATTCTTGATGAAgcagggaggagaagagatatATGTAGGCCCACTGGGGCAACATTCTTGTCATCTTATTAATTATTTTGAG GGAATTGAAGGTGTCAGTAAGATAAAAGATGGCTATAATCCTGCCACATGGATGCTGGAAATGACTACATTGGTTCAAGAAGAGATGCTAGGGGTTAATTTCCGTGAAGTATACAAAAATTCCAAACTGCATCA GAGGAACAAGAATTTGATAAAGGAACTGAGTACACCATCTCCTGGTTCAAGTGATCTTTACTTCCCAACTCGGTATTCGCAGTCCTTCTTCACACAATGTATGGCCAACCTATGGAAACAGCACTCGTCATATTGGAGAAATCCTTCATACACTGCAGTAAGGCTTGTCTTCACGACAACTATAGCCTTACTATTCGGGACTATTTTCTGGAACCTTGGCACCAAAAG GAGTACGCAACAGGATTTGTTTAATGCAATGGGCTCCATGTATGCTGCTGTTCTGTTCATTGGAGTACAGAATGGTTCATCTGTTCAGCCAGTTGTGGCTGTTGAACGAACTGTATTCTATAGAGAGAGAGCAGCCGGAATGTATTCAGCCTTGCCATATGCATTTGGACAA GTTGCAATCGAAATTCCATACATCTTCATCCAGACTTTGATATATGCTGTCATAGTATATGCAATGATTGGGTTTGAATGGACTGCAGCTAAGTTCTTCTGGTATGTGTTCTTCATGTACTTCACATTACTTTACTTCACATTTTACGGAATGATGGCAGTAGGCTTGACACCCAACCACAACATTGCCGCAATAGTTTCCTCTGCCTTCTACGTACTATGGAATCTTTTCTCTGGGTTTATTATTCCACGACCT AGGATTCCTGTTTGGTGGAGATGGTATTATTGGGCATGCCCTGTTTCATGGACCTTGTATGGTTTGGTTGCTTCTCAGTTTGGAGATGTACAGGATAAGCTCGACATCGGTGTGGCTGTTGATGATTTTGTCGAAAGCTACTTTGGATTCAGACACAGCTTTTTGGGAGTGGTAGCAGCAGTGGTTGTCGCATTCTCCGTGCTATTTGCTTTCCTATTCGGGATCTCAATAAAAATGTTTAATTTTCagaaaagatga